One Halalkalicoccus sp. NIPERK01 DNA segment encodes these proteins:
- a CDS encoding zinc-ribbon domain-containing protein: MLIIDTVRAYLTEAEQTVSECRHCGTTVDAGTKRCPECGHEAIARYHVA; encoded by the coding sequence ATGCTGATCATCGACACTGTTCGAGCGTACCTCACCGAGGCGGAACAGACCGTCTCGGAGTGTCGACACTGCGGGACGACGGTCGATGCCGGCACGAAGCGATGTCCCGAGTGTGGTCACGAGGCGATCGCGCGATACCACGTCGCGTAG
- a CDS encoding transcription initiation factor IIB family protein, whose translation MTRSTRQREREHETEHPEGTSEEEGTRTCPECASDNLVKSSDRGELICDDCGLVVEEGNIDPGPEWRAFNHQERQSKSRVGAPTTQTMHDKGLTTTIDWKDKDAYGRSISSKKRSQMHRLRKWQERIRTKDAGERNLQFALSEIDRMASALGVPRSVREVASVIYRRALKEDLIRGRSIEGVATAALYAACRKEGIPRSLEEISEVSRVERKEIGRTYRYISQELGLEMRPVDPKKYVPRFCSELELSEEVQSKANEIIETTAEEGLLSGKSPTGYAAAAIYAASLLCNEKKTQREVADVAQVTEVTIRNRYQEQIEAMGIHS comes from the coding sequence GTCCGACAACCTCGTCAAGAGTTCCGATCGGGGCGAACTCATCTGCGATGACTGTGGTCTGGTCGTCGAGGAGGGCAACATCGACCCCGGCCCCGAGTGGCGGGCGTTCAATCATCAGGAGCGCCAGAGCAAGTCCCGGGTGGGCGCGCCGACGACCCAGACGATGCACGACAAGGGGCTCACCACGACGATTGACTGGAAGGACAAGGACGCCTACGGCCGGTCCATCTCCTCGAAGAAGCGCAGCCAGATGCACCGCCTGCGCAAGTGGCAGGAACGCATCCGGACGAAGGACGCCGGCGAGCGCAACCTCCAGTTCGCGCTCAGCGAGATCGACCGAATGGCCAGCGCGCTGGGCGTGCCCCGCTCGGTCCGAGAGGTCGCCTCGGTGATCTACCGGCGTGCGCTCAAGGAGGACCTCATCCGGGGGCGCTCGATCGAGGGCGTCGCCACCGCGGCGCTGTACGCCGCCTGTCGGAAGGAGGGCATCCCCCGAAGCCTCGAGGAGATCAGCGAGGTCTCGCGGGTCGAGCGAAAGGAGATCGGCCGGACTTATCGGTATATCTCCCAGGAACTCGGCCTCGAGATGCGACCCGTCGATCCGAAGAAGTACGTTCCCCGATTCTGCTCCGAACTCGAACTCTCGGAAGAAGTACAGTCGAAAGCTAACGAGATCATCGAAACCACCGCCGAGGAGGGCCTGCTCTCGGGCAAGTCACCCACGGGGTATGCGGCGGCGGCCATTTACGCCGCGTCGCTGCTGTGTAACGAGAAGAAGACCCAGCGCGAGGTCGCGGACGTCGCGCAGGTGACGGAAGTCACCATCCGGAACCGGTATCAAGAACAGATCGAGGCGATGGGTATCCACAGCTAG